The following are encoded in a window of Telmatobacter sp. DSM 110680 genomic DNA:
- the yiaK gene encoding 3-dehydro-L-gulonate 2-dehydrogenase, with product MKNPGLKSETWRTQIIFMLRIPITEVEKRLAVVLRKLGFSDGRAELCARLFAETTCDGVYSHGVNRFARFVAMVRNGSVDPGAEPGVVSRFGAMERWDGQRGPGNLNAQAAMGQAIALSREHSIGCVAMRNTNHWMRGGTYGWQAAEAGVIGMCWTNTMPNVPPWGGVEPAIGNNPLVVAVPRAKGPVVLDMAMSQFSYGVLESYRKRGELLPVDGGFDAEGKLTRNPGAIEESQRLLPVGFWKGSGLAVVLDMVAAMSSLGNATHAIANDPLQETGLSQMFVAIDPRGLGDAMRMEEIADAVVGSLHRSRPAEKEKTVLYPGEHTLRLRQENRRLGLPVEESVWAEIGGM from the coding sequence GTGAAGAACCCAGGTCTCAAAAGCGAGACCTGGCGCACCCAGATTATTTTCATGCTGAGAATCCCGATTACCGAAGTTGAGAAACGGCTTGCGGTGGTGCTGCGCAAGCTGGGGTTCAGCGACGGCCGCGCGGAGTTGTGTGCGCGGTTGTTCGCGGAGACTACATGTGACGGCGTGTATTCGCATGGGGTGAACCGGTTCGCGCGCTTTGTGGCGATGGTGCGGAATGGAAGCGTGGACCCCGGCGCCGAGCCGGGGGTGGTGTCGAGATTTGGCGCTATGGAGCGGTGGGACGGACAGCGTGGCCCGGGGAATCTAAATGCGCAAGCGGCTATGGGGCAGGCGATAGCACTGAGCCGAGAGCACAGCATTGGCTGCGTGGCGATGAGGAATACAAATCATTGGATGCGCGGCGGAACATATGGATGGCAGGCGGCAGAGGCTGGGGTGATTGGCATGTGTTGGACGAACACCATGCCGAATGTGCCGCCGTGGGGTGGCGTTGAACCCGCGATTGGGAACAATCCGCTGGTTGTGGCGGTGCCGCGCGCGAAGGGGCCTGTGGTTTTGGATATGGCGATGTCGCAGTTTTCGTATGGGGTGCTGGAGAGTTATCGAAAACGCGGAGAACTTTTGCCGGTGGACGGGGGATTTGATGCGGAGGGAAAGCTAACGCGCAATCCGGGCGCGATTGAGGAATCGCAGCGGTTGCTGCCAGTGGGGTTTTGGAAAGGGTCGGGGCTCGCGGTGGTGCTGGATATGGTGGCGGCGATGAGTTCGCTGGGAAATGCAACGCATGCGATTGCCAACGATCCGCTCCAGGAAACGGGGTTGTCGCAGATGTTTGTGGCAATCGATCCGCGAGGTTTGGGCGATGCGATGCGGATGGAAGAGATTGCGGATGCGGTGGTGGGGTCGCTGCACCGCTCGAGGCCGGCTGAGAAGGAGAAGACGGTTCTTTATCCCGGGGAGCATACGCTGCGACTGCGACAAGAGAATCGCAGACTGGGGCTGCCAGTTGAGGAGTCAGTTTGGGCCGAGATCGGAGGAATGTAA
- a CDS encoding enoyl-ACP reductase, whose amino-acid sequence MINLAGKTAVVFGLANKRSIAWGIAQKLHQAGATLAICYQNERMRAEAEDLINELPGAGGFQCDVSSDSEIDTLFATLKEKYGKLDILVHAVAFAPAEDLRGEFLNTSREGFRIAHEVSVYSLIAVTRAAAPLMTDGGSIMTLSYYAAEKVVPNYNVMALAKASLECTVRYLAWNLGTKNIRVNAISAGPIKTLAARGIGAMGDMLKAAADRAPLRRNVDQLEVGGVALFLASDLSTAVTGETLYVDCGYNIMGF is encoded by the coding sequence ATGATCAATCTGGCAGGCAAAACGGCCGTGGTCTTTGGGCTGGCTAATAAGCGTTCCATCGCCTGGGGCATCGCCCAAAAACTTCACCAAGCCGGAGCCACCTTGGCCATCTGCTACCAGAACGAGCGTATGCGCGCCGAAGCCGAAGACCTGATCAACGAGCTTCCCGGCGCCGGTGGATTCCAGTGCGACGTCTCCAGCGACAGCGAAATCGACACGCTCTTCGCCACCCTCAAAGAGAAATACGGCAAGCTCGACATCCTCGTTCACGCAGTCGCATTCGCCCCCGCCGAAGACCTGCGCGGAGAATTCCTCAACACCAGCCGCGAGGGCTTCCGCATCGCTCACGAAGTCAGCGTCTACTCGCTCATTGCCGTCACCCGCGCCGCCGCGCCGCTCATGACCGATGGCGGCAGCATCATGACCCTTTCCTACTATGCTGCGGAAAAGGTTGTCCCCAACTACAACGTGATGGCATTGGCCAAGGCATCACTCGAGTGCACGGTTCGCTATCTCGCCTGGAACCTGGGCACCAAAAACATTCGCGTCAACGCCATCTCCGCCGGCCCGATCAAGACGCTGGCTGCGCGCGGCATCGGGGCCATGGGCGACATGCTCAAGGCTGCCGCCGATCGCGCCCCGCTCCGCCGCAACGTCGACCAGCTCGAAGTCGGCGGCGTAGCCCTCTTCCTCGCCAGCGACCTCTCCACCGCCGTAACCGGCGAAACCCTCTACGTAGACTGCGGCTACAACATTATGGGGTTCTAG
- the murI gene encoding glutamate racemase translates to MTETPHSTAPTIGVFDSGFGGLTVLAALIPKLPRARFAFIGDTARLPYGSKSRRTIARYAVESAQFLVREQGAEFLVIACNTASALALDAIQDAVPVPVLGVIEPGATAARAASKTGDVLVIATDATVQSHAYKAACAAQNLRALEKACPLLVPFVEEGWTSHPVTDEVIRIYLNELATQAATDGLNPDALVLGCTHYPLLRPLIERAVPAGMNVIDSAESTAATAAGMFNGRAKPKHAINDNQPTEIHCFATDSVEKFERLGSRFLGRPVGKVQLVDLGG, encoded by the coding sequence TTGACCGAAACGCCGCACTCCACCGCACCCACCATTGGCGTCTTCGACTCCGGCTTCGGCGGACTCACAGTCCTCGCCGCGCTCATTCCAAAACTCCCAAGGGCCCGCTTCGCCTTCATCGGAGACACTGCCCGTCTACCCTACGGCTCCAAGTCCCGCCGCACTATCGCCCGCTATGCAGTGGAAAGCGCGCAGTTCCTCGTACGCGAGCAAGGCGCCGAATTCCTCGTCATTGCCTGCAACACTGCCAGCGCCCTGGCCCTCGACGCCATACAGGATGCTGTACCCGTCCCCGTCCTCGGCGTCATCGAGCCCGGAGCCACTGCGGCCCGCGCCGCCTCCAAAACCGGAGACGTACTGGTCATCGCCACCGACGCCACCGTGCAGAGCCACGCCTACAAGGCAGCCTGCGCTGCCCAGAACCTGCGCGCCCTTGAGAAGGCCTGCCCTCTACTCGTCCCCTTCGTTGAAGAAGGCTGGACCAGCCACCCCGTCACTGACGAGGTCATCCGCATCTACCTCAACGAACTTGCGACTCAGGCCGCGACCGACGGCCTCAACCCCGATGCGCTCGTACTCGGCTGCACCCACTACCCGTTGCTGCGACCGCTGATCGAGCGCGCCGTCCCCGCAGGAATGAATGTCATCGATTCCGCCGAATCCACCGCCGCCACAGCCGCAGGCATGTTCAACGGCCGTGCCAAACCCAAGCACGCCATCAACGACAACCAGCCCACTGAAATCCACTGCTTCGCCACCGACTCCGTCGAAAAGTTCGAGCGCCTCGGCTCCCGTTTCCTCGGCCGCCCCGTAGGTAAAGTGCAACTCGTCGACCTCGGCGGCTGA